One window of Nostoc sp. C052 genomic DNA carries:
- a CDS encoding type I polyketide synthase has protein sequence MYIEGSQPRIAVIGMGCWYPGARDLRQLWENILSRRRQFRESPDRRLPLADYYDPDLTVPDKTYGKRMAVIEGFEFDWASKRIPKTVVETADIAHWVALEVAIAALEDSGYTRANVPGERAGVILGNSLTGEQTRSNNMRLRWPFIQRVIHAAAKAKGLPLQVIDELAIAMEEYYKSVFSPFTEDTLSGNLSNTIAGRICNFFNFHGGGYTVDGACSSSLIAIATAANALSNGDLDLALAGGVDISLDTFELVGFAKTGALTSKDMTVYDKKASGFIPGEGAGFVVLKRLEDARADNDYIYAVLNGWGISSDGKGGLTAPSREGQAKALRRAYNRAGYSLSNVDFIEGHGTGTPVGDRVELEGIALAMGANSETPSRSCGITSFKSLVGHTKAAAGIGGFIKAVMAVNRRVIPPLAGCNEPNEVFDKAAHCLYPVLQGEVRQTTETLRAGVSAMGFGGINCHVTLESGDAPATQLQPLIDEQALLVSAQETEIFVLSAASIPALLQSIDALLPKVQGLSLSELIDLAAHLAQQLNQQQPVRAALIARLPEELVERLSFLQELLNAKPLAQGEIILNPHQGIWIGNQVQQSRIGFLFPGQGSQKLNMARTLVQRFSWAKELVNQADKWLQEIGAPSISESIYKSVDRAINQEQFEEWSQKIAQTEIAQPAICLTSLLWMHYLQHLGLKAIAAGGHSLGELTAFHAAGAFDEQTLICLAAVRGRAMSASGQGMRGSMVSIACSRNKAEELLKQVNGYAVIANINSPTQIVISGEHLSIEQVIELAAAQEIKTYKLPVSNAFHSQLVSEAAEYLHNYELVPDTLPKTTISLVSSVDGKQPPTGLQLRDHFAHQVLAQVDFVSLVKTLEQTCDLLIEVGPGKVLSGLVSDINGLQGLQCLPVEAKPGFDQSLNMMLANVFARGHDINWEALYEGRLIRPFVPASERIFIDNPVERPFHVSATHSSPSLEITSESLLNYSVFGKHNHISPEVLQDYLARRGKFIAEVIRADLQMPLVANPQNAARTTHTVNGNGFHTAISTLLKPGQTNGVVANGNQSVEFLLADLIVQQTGYVKESITAELRLLDDLNLDSIKAGEIVAEAAKLFGVAGKIDPPALANATIQEIAETIRSFVSNDRSPNGNEAASLVSTMGTTDAIASSLTDLIIQQTGYVRESITAELRLLDDLNLDSIKAGEVVAEAAKLFGAAGKIDPPSLANATIQEIAETIHNFIPNNNGNGIKISEPISTVSLKQDFKNQNNGKTPAGGPELTRKQLVRDYIIKNIPEELPSVALGRQMPENWQTANVLILYEFSNADKIAVLSDQLRTQGAQVQSVTFAEVSPQTLTNNVDVTHFIAVLPCTPNTQLSSEARLIGMIERLRSVATPPLASRDHTTVAYVQFSGGHFGAQLPLADIEQCCTVGFAASLHLERIDLKVRVVDFSPTVDPNSLAECVFRELSTPHVYTTVSYDADLKRYVPRPQVQQPVDYLDRQITWSSKDVILITGGAKGITAECALALAKDTGIRVALVGRSPHPDDNIQQSSSSDITRTLGRFYAEGLTCHYYACDVADYQAVVNLLQKVRQELGEISGVIHGAALNKPRLIEQVSTEAAFDEISPKLLGLINLYKALEATPLKLFAGFSSVIGFTGMQRNAWYGFSNETLDLILRRFKAQHPQTAVISMAYSVWEEVGMGARMGSVRSLNKMGISAIPKDAGVSRFLHLIKNEPPDLRVAIAAPMQTLAAFESSGFDTWYPGLFSPPASSKFLEKILIYQPGVEVVLRAHLSLEQDSYLQDHLYKGSYLFPTVFGLEAMGQAVAYVTGKDSLPTVQIKDIRLERPIVVAPDKGVDIEIHAEVLERELKNDPQQVYVTIKTEQTGFAISHFSATFLLGVEINSSVEQVELPEVPLDIEPKADLYSWLLFQGPKFQRLQQIYSLNSHRCVFKTHRNLYSGQEQEQSLDRAQGPFLLGDPYCRDSLLQAGQLVIPQDLCLPIRIDSLEIDQSDRDGTGSYIGVTTPQGRKGQQYHSNVFLLAADGRVMERLSSYQLRILEHREENPTAEDLADPSQRDEQILYRELSNRSPLFKVVAPEISLAYLPGIHALLPTERHQLELPLFHRAIAQLLNNNANLISKVRIQWTESGKPVVVGLAEEKIEVSLSHDERVCFCVAGRGVQGCDIEPITHRSVEDWVALLSSSRYPLIQQLESKDSVDRAGTRIWTAIEALRKATKAKDINLAIERIEGDSILFSDVALNSQLKVLTFPIQLTRSPERIIALVVVPFRSLNWIAGSI, from the coding sequence ATGTACATAGAAGGATCTCAACCTAGAATTGCGGTTATTGGTATGGGGTGTTGGTATCCTGGTGCAAGGGATTTACGACAACTCTGGGAAAACATACTTTCGCGACGACGACAATTTAGAGAATCGCCAGATCGGCGGCTACCACTTGCAGATTATTACGATCCAGACCTGACGGTTCCAGACAAAACCTACGGGAAACGTATGGCTGTAATTGAGGGTTTTGAGTTCGATTGGGCAAGTAAGCGCATTCCTAAAACTGTAGTAGAGACAGCAGATATTGCTCATTGGGTGGCATTAGAAGTGGCGATCGCAGCTTTAGAGGATTCAGGTTATACACGAGCAAATGTTCCCGGCGAACGTGCAGGTGTAATCCTCGGTAATTCCTTAACAGGAGAACAAACACGCTCTAACAATATGCGACTACGCTGGCCATTTATCCAACGGGTAATACATGCAGCGGCAAAGGCGAAAGGTTTACCATTGCAAGTCATAGATGAACTGGCAATAGCAATGGAAGAATACTACAAGTCAGTATTCTCACCATTTACCGAAGACACATTATCCGGCAACCTTTCTAATACTATTGCTGGGAGAATTTGTAACTTTTTTAACTTTCATGGCGGTGGTTATACAGTAGATGGAGCTTGTTCTTCGTCCTTAATTGCGATTGCCACTGCTGCTAACGCTTTAAGCAATGGCGATCTCGATTTAGCACTGGCTGGTGGTGTAGATATTAGTCTAGACACCTTTGAACTAGTAGGATTTGCCAAAACAGGTGCCCTGACTAGCAAAGATATGACCGTTTACGATAAAAAAGCTAGTGGCTTTATCCCTGGAGAAGGGGCTGGCTTCGTCGTTTTGAAGCGCTTAGAAGATGCTCGTGCTGACAATGATTATATCTATGCAGTGTTGAATGGATGGGGAATATCATCTGATGGCAAAGGAGGTCTAACAGCTCCGAGTCGGGAAGGACAAGCTAAAGCACTACGTCGGGCCTATAACCGAGCCGGTTACAGCTTAAGTAATGTTGATTTTATAGAAGGTCATGGTACAGGGACACCAGTAGGCGATCGCGTCGAACTAGAAGGTATTGCCCTAGCTATGGGTGCAAACAGTGAAACACCTTCCCGCTCTTGTGGTATTACCTCTTTCAAATCCCTAGTTGGGCATACTAAAGCCGCAGCAGGCATTGGAGGGTTCATCAAAGCTGTTATGGCTGTTAACCGTCGAGTAATACCGCCATTAGCTGGCTGCAATGAGCCAAACGAAGTATTTGACAAAGCTGCCCACTGTCTGTACCCAGTGCTTCAAGGAGAAGTTCGCCAGACAACAGAAACACTAAGGGCTGGAGTCTCCGCAATGGGATTTGGCGGCATCAATTGCCACGTCACTTTAGAATCTGGCGATGCTCCTGCTACTCAACTTCAACCGTTAATTGATGAGCAGGCTTTGTTAGTTTCTGCTCAAGAAACAGAGATTTTTGTCTTGAGTGCAGCATCAATCCCAGCTTTATTACAAAGCATAGATGCATTACTTCCAAAAGTACAAGGATTGAGTTTAAGCGAACTAATCGATCTAGCTGCACATCTTGCTCAACAACTAAACCAACAACAACCAGTACGAGCAGCACTCATCGCCCGTTTACCTGAAGAGTTAGTTGAACGTCTGAGTTTCTTACAAGAATTATTGAACGCTAAACCATTGGCTCAGGGAGAAATAATCCTCAACCCGCACCAAGGAATTTGGATTGGCAATCAAGTCCAGCAAAGCCGCATCGGTTTTCTCTTCCCCGGTCAAGGTTCTCAAAAGTTGAATATGGCCCGTACCCTCGTACAACGCTTTAGCTGGGCCAAAGAACTAGTAAATCAAGCTGACAAATGGCTGCAAGAAATTGGCGCTCCAAGTATTAGTGAGTCGATCTATAAATCTGTAGATCGGGCTATCAATCAAGAGCAGTTTGAAGAATGGTCTCAGAAAATCGCCCAAACTGAAATCGCTCAACCAGCCATTTGCCTAACTTCCCTCCTGTGGATGCACTACCTCCAACATCTAGGATTGAAGGCGATCGCCGCAGGTGGTCATAGCCTGGGAGAACTAACTGCTTTTCACGCCGCAGGTGCATTTGACGAGCAAACTTTGATCTGTTTAGCTGCCGTTCGCGGACGTGCCATGTCTGCTTCTGGCCAAGGCATGAGAGGAAGCATGGTAAGTATTGCTTGCTCCCGTAACAAAGCCGAGGAATTGTTAAAACAAGTCAATGGCTACGCCGTTATTGCAAATATCAATAGTCCTACCCAGATCGTCATATCTGGTGAACACTTGAGCATTGAGCAAGTAATTGAACTGGCGGCTGCTCAAGAAATTAAGACATACAAGCTGCCAGTTTCTAATGCTTTTCACTCTCAACTTGTTTCGGAAGCTGCCGAATACCTACACAACTATGAACTAGTTCCAGATACACTCCCGAAGACCACTATAAGCCTTGTTTCATCTGTAGATGGCAAACAGCCACCAACAGGATTGCAATTGCGCGACCACTTTGCCCATCAGGTATTAGCGCAAGTGGACTTTGTATCGCTGGTGAAAACTCTAGAGCAGACATGCGATCTGCTAATAGAAGTTGGTCCAGGAAAAGTACTCTCTGGATTGGTAAGTGACATCAACGGGTTGCAAGGGCTGCAATGTCTGCCTGTAGAAGCCAAACCTGGATTTGACCAGTCGTTGAACATGATGTTAGCTAATGTATTTGCTCGTGGTCATGACATCAACTGGGAAGCACTTTACGAAGGTCGGCTTATACGTCCTTTTGTACCAGCCTCAGAACGCATCTTCATCGACAATCCTGTAGAACGACCATTTCATGTATCTGCAACGCACTCATCTCCATCCTTGGAAATTACTTCTGAAAGTTTGCTGAATTATTCAGTATTTGGCAAACACAACCATATTTCACCAGAGGTGCTGCAAGATTATTTAGCTCGACGCGGTAAGTTTATTGCTGAAGTTATCCGAGCCGATCTGCAAATGCCTTTAGTTGCAAATCCTCAAAATGCTGCCAGAACAACTCACACAGTTAATGGTAATGGCTTTCATACTGCTATTTCTACCTTACTTAAGCCTGGACAAACCAATGGCGTTGTGGCAAATGGTAATCAGAGTGTTGAGTTTTTATTGGCAGACTTGATTGTTCAACAAACAGGATATGTCAAAGAAAGTATCACAGCAGAATTGCGATTACTTGACGATCTCAATCTGGATTCCATCAAAGCCGGTGAAATTGTCGCAGAAGCCGCCAAGCTATTTGGTGTCGCCGGGAAAATTGACCCACCTGCTTTAGCTAATGCCACCATTCAAGAGATTGCCGAAACGATTCGCAGTTTCGTGTCAAACGATCGCAGTCCGAATGGTAATGAAGCAGCTTCTTTAGTATCGACGATGGGTACAACCGATGCGATCGCCTCTTCACTGACCGACCTGATTATCCAACAAACAGGGTATGTCAGAGAAAGTATCACAGCAGAATTGCGATTACTCGACGATCTCAACCTCGACTCCATCAAAGCCGGTGAAGTTGTCGCAGAAGCCGCCAAACTATTTGGTGCTGCTGGGAAAATTGACCCGCCTTCTCTAGCCAATGCCACGATTCAAGAGATTGCTGAAACAATTCATAATTTCATCCCAAATAATAACGGCAATGGAATTAAAATCTCAGAACCGATCTCAACAGTTTCTTTAAAGCAAGATTTCAAAAATCAAAACAACGGCAAAACACCAGCAGGCGGGCCAGAATTAACACGTAAGCAACTGGTGCGTGATTACATCATCAAAAATATTCCAGAGGAACTTCCCTCAGTTGCTTTAGGCAGACAGATGCCAGAAAATTGGCAGACTGCGAATGTGCTGATTCTTTACGAATTCAGTAATGCAGACAAAATAGCAGTCTTGTCTGATCAGCTTCGCACTCAAGGCGCTCAAGTTCAAAGTGTAACCTTCGCAGAAGTCAGCCCTCAAACACTAACTAACAATGTCGATGTAACTCACTTCATTGCAGTATTGCCTTGTACGCCCAACACCCAATTGTCATCAGAAGCCCGTTTGATTGGCATGATTGAACGGTTACGCAGTGTCGCCACTCCACCTCTAGCATCCCGCGATCATACAACAGTTGCTTATGTCCAATTTAGTGGGGGACATTTCGGAGCGCAACTACCATTAGCAGATATTGAACAATGCTGTACAGTTGGCTTTGCAGCGAGTTTGCATCTAGAGCGCATCGATCTCAAAGTTCGGGTAGTTGATTTCTCTCCCACAGTAGATCCCAACAGTCTGGCAGAATGTGTCTTCAGAGAACTCTCTACTCCCCATGTTTATACAACTGTAAGTTACGATGCCGATCTCAAGCGCTACGTTCCTCGGCCTCAGGTGCAACAACCTGTAGATTATCTAGACCGTCAAATTACTTGGTCATCCAAGGATGTCATCCTCATCACGGGTGGAGCCAAAGGCATTACTGCCGAGTGTGCCCTGGCTCTAGCTAAAGACACAGGTATCCGTGTGGCACTTGTAGGACGTTCACCTCATCCCGATGACAACATTCAACAAAGTAGTAGTTCTGATATTACCCGTACTCTTGGGCGCTTTTATGCGGAAGGACTAACCTGCCACTACTATGCATGTGATGTTGCTGACTACCAAGCAGTAGTAAATCTCTTGCAAAAAGTCAGACAAGAGCTAGGTGAGATATCAGGAGTAATTCATGGAGCTGCCCTCAATAAGCCAAGACTGATTGAGCAAGTTTCTACAGAAGCAGCATTTGATGAAATCAGTCCTAAACTTCTCGGTTTGATTAATCTATACAAAGCACTGGAAGCTACACCACTGAAGCTTTTCGCCGGTTTTTCCTCAGTCATCGGCTTTACAGGGATGCAACGCAATGCTTGGTATGGCTTCTCTAATGAAACTTTGGATCTGATTTTACGCCGTTTTAAAGCTCAACACCCTCAAACCGCCGTGATTTCAATGGCATATAGTGTGTGGGAAGAGGTAGGGATGGGAGCGCGAATGGGCAGCGTTCGGAGCCTGAACAAAATGGGTATCAGTGCCATTCCCAAAGATGCAGGCGTTAGTCGATTCTTGCATCTAATCAAAAATGAACCCCCAGATTTGCGAGTTGCGATCGCAGCACCTATGCAAACCTTAGCTGCTTTTGAATCGAGTGGTTTTGATACCTGGTATCCAGGATTGTTCTCACCTCCTGCTTCGTCAAAGTTTCTAGAGAAGATTCTGATTTATCAACCGGGTGTAGAGGTTGTTTTGAGAGCGCACCTCAGTCTTGAGCAGGATTCATACTTACAGGATCACCTCTATAAAGGTTCATATCTGTTCCCGACTGTATTCGGTTTGGAGGCTATGGGACAAGCAGTTGCCTATGTGACTGGCAAAGATTCCTTACCAACTGTGCAGATAAAAGATATTCGTTTAGAACGTCCCATTGTTGTAGCTCCTGACAAAGGAGTAGACATCGAAATTCATGCAGAGGTACTTGAACGAGAACTGAAAAACGATCCACAGCAAGTTTATGTAACTATCAAAACCGAACAGACAGGATTTGCCATCAGCCATTTTTCAGCCACATTTTTACTAGGTGTTGAAATTAATTCATCTGTAGAACAGGTTGAACTTCCAGAAGTACCTCTAGATATTGAGCCGAAAGCGGATCTTTATAGTTGGTTACTGTTCCAAGGCCCCAAGTTTCAACGTTTACAACAGATTTATAGCCTGAATTCCCACAGGTGTGTATTCAAAACCCACAGAAACTTGTATTCTGGTCAGGAGCAAGAACAATCTTTAGATAGAGCGCAAGGGCCTTTCTTGCTTGGAGATCCTTATTGCAGAGACTCATTACTGCAAGCTGGACAACTAGTCATTCCACAGGATCTTTGTTTGCCCATCCGCATCGATAGTCTTGAAATCGATCAATCAGATCGAGATGGAACTGGTTCATATATTGGTGTTACCACACCCCAAGGGCGAAAAGGTCAACAGTATCACAGTAATGTTTTTCTTTTAGCTGCCGATGGGCGTGTTATGGAAAGACTCAGTAGCTATCAATTGCGGATATTAGAACACCGTGAAGAGAATCCCACTGCTGAAGATTTGGCCGATCCCAGCCAGAGGGATGAACAGATTCTTTACAGAGAATTGAGCAATCGATCGCCTTTATTCAAAGTCGTTGCACCAGAGATATCATTGGCTTATCTTCCTGGTATCCATGCACTATTACCCACGGAACGTCATCAACTGGAACTACCTCTATTCCATAGAGCGATCGCTCAACTACTGAACAATAATGCTAATCTCATATCCAAAGTACGGATTCAGTGGACGGAATCTGGTAAACCAGTAGTTGTAGGACTCGCAGAAGAAAAAATAGAAGTATCGCTTTCCCATGACGAACGTGTTTGTTTCTGTGTTGCCGGTCGAGGAGTGCAAGGTTGTGATATTGAACCGATAACTCATCGCAGTGTAGAAGATTGGGTTGCTTTACTAAGTTCTTCTCGATACCCATTAATCCAACAGCTAGAAAGCAAAGACTCGGTAGATCGGGCTGGTACGCGAATTTGGACAGCCATAGAAGCCTTACGTAAGGCGACTAAGGCAAAAGACATTAACCTAGCGATCGAACGCATAGAAGGGGATAGCATTTTATTCAGTGATGTGGCTCTTAACAGTCAACTTAAAGTTCTCACTTTTCCCATTCAACTGACACGCAGCCCTGAAAGAATAATTGCCCTAGTTGTTGTCCCATTCCGCTCTTTAAATTGGATTGCTGGCTCAATTTAA
- a CDS encoding DUF302 domain-containing protein — translation METVIETVNFTATRVIVTSEKSFEEVTNKIETINGKSDSTVFQQMIVAKQSFEQIKSGIESMIGQSGFMIFSQVEHGKLMSLAGKNKKAKLYIIGNPLIANQMFEQNPAVGLYVPLRLFVYDDYNGKTHVAYDKPSSLLGQFPNEKISTIMQMLDQKFEEMVRIAT, via the coding sequence ATGGAAACCGTAATAGAAACCGTCAATTTTACAGCAACTCGTGTTATTGTTACTTCTGAAAAGTCATTTGAAGAAGTAACCAATAAAATCGAAACCATTAATGGTAAAAGTGACAGCACAGTTTTTCAGCAAATGATTGTTGCCAAGCAATCGTTTGAACAAATCAAAAGTGGAATTGAATCGATGATTGGTCAAAGTGGTTTTATGATATTTTCACAAGTTGAACATGGCAAACTCATGTCTCTGGCCGGCAAAAACAAAAAGGCCAAGCTCTACATAATTGGTAATCCATTAATAGCTAACCAAATGTTTGAACAAAATCCTGCCGTTGGTCTTTATGTTCCATTAAGACTATTTGTCTACGATGACTACAATGGCAAGACCCATGTTGCTTACGACAAACCATCATCGCTGCTTGGTCAATTTCCCAACGAAAAGATTTCAACAATTATGCAAATGCTCGATCAAAAGTTTGAAGAAATGGTCAGAATAGCTACTTAG